From a region of the Triticum aestivum cultivar Chinese Spring chromosome 7D, IWGSC CS RefSeq v2.1, whole genome shotgun sequence genome:
- the LOC123164656 gene encoding HMG1/2-like protein, whose amino-acid sequence MKGAKSKGAVKADTKLAVKSKGAEKPAAKGKKGKAGKDPNKPKRAPSAFFVFMGEFREEFKQKNPKNKSVAAVGKAAGERWKSLSESEKAPYVAKANKLKGEYNKAIAAYNKGESAAAAAPKKAAAKEVEEDDEEESDKSKSEINDDDDDEGSDEDEDDDE is encoded by the exons ATGAAGGGGGCCAAATCCAAGGGCGCCGTCAAGGCCGACACCAA GTTGGCGGTGAAGAGCAAGGGGGCGGAGAAGCCGGCCGCCAAGGGGAAGAAGGGCAAGGCCGGCAAGGACCCCAACAAGCCCAAGAGGGCGccctccgccttcttcgtcttcat GGGCGAGTTCCGCGAGGAGTTCAAGCAGAAGAACCCCAAGAACAAGTCCGTCGCCGCC GTCGGCAAAGCGGCCGGTGAGAGGTGGAAGAGCTTGAGCGAATCG GAGAAGGCCCCCTACGTGGCCAAGGCCAACAAGCTCAAGGGCGAGTACAACAAGGCCATTGCCGCCTACAACAAGGGCGAG agtgctgctgctgctgccccaaagaaggcggcggccaaggaggtagaggaggacgatgaggaggaATCCGACAAGTCCAAGTCGGAGAtcaatgatgacgatgacgatgagggTAGCGACGAG GACGAGGACGATGACGAGTGA